One segment of Micromonospora sp. M71_S20 DNA contains the following:
- a CDS encoding molybdopterin-dependent oxidoreductase, protein MWRALDRHRPPGADAATNAWRSPVRGPWLTSVFGVVLLATLPLVIITGLLDWIAYGPRLGQAFPSDVGWLHPPIFDWPTRPAWLFRLTQGLHVTLGIVLVPVVVAKLWSVVPKLFDWPPARSVAQVLERLSLLLLVGGILFEMATGLLNIQYAYLFGFDFYTAHWYGAWIFTAALVTHVAIKLPRTISALRGPRLTRATAEDTTPEPADPDGLVARRPGPATMSRRGVLALTGGGALLLAALTIGQSLDGVLRRTALLLPRGRQHDDGPNGFPINRTAVAAGIQPADTGAQWRLTVRGGSRTVEVDRDGLLAMPQHTADLPIACVEGWSTTQTWTGVRLRDLAALVGAPDSAVARVESLEQAGLFRQARLQVNQVRHPDSLLALRVNGVDLSADHGYPARIIVPALPGVHCTKWVRDITFEEQPDD, encoded by the coding sequence CTGTGGCGCGCGTTGGACCGGCATCGCCCGCCCGGAGCCGACGCCGCCACCAATGCTTGGCGCAGCCCGGTACGCGGCCCATGGTTGACGTCCGTATTCGGCGTCGTCCTGCTCGCCACCCTACCGCTGGTGATCATCACCGGACTGCTGGACTGGATCGCCTACGGCCCTCGGCTCGGCCAGGCCTTCCCCAGCGACGTGGGCTGGCTGCACCCTCCCATCTTCGACTGGCCGACCCGCCCCGCCTGGCTGTTCCGACTCACCCAGGGACTGCACGTGACGCTCGGCATCGTGTTGGTACCGGTTGTCGTGGCGAAACTCTGGTCGGTGGTACCCAAGCTGTTCGACTGGCCGCCGGCCCGCTCGGTGGCCCAGGTACTCGAACGGCTCTCCCTGCTGCTCCTGGTGGGCGGAATCCTCTTCGAGATGGCCACCGGCCTGCTCAACATCCAGTACGCGTACCTGTTCGGGTTCGACTTCTACACCGCGCACTGGTACGGCGCCTGGATCTTCACCGCCGCCCTCGTCACACACGTGGCGATCAAGCTTCCTCGTACGATCTCCGCGCTGCGCGGTCCGCGCCTCACGCGTGCCACGGCGGAGGACACCACGCCGGAGCCGGCGGATCCGGACGGGCTGGTAGCCCGCCGGCCCGGCCCGGCGACGATGAGCCGACGTGGCGTTCTCGCACTGACCGGGGGCGGCGCCTTGCTGTTGGCGGCGCTGACCATCGGGCAGAGCCTGGACGGGGTGCTGCGCCGGACCGCGCTGCTGCTACCGCGGGGCCGGCAGCACGACGACGGACCCAACGGTTTCCCGATCAACCGGACCGCCGTCGCGGCCGGTATCCAACCCGCCGACACCGGAGCTCAGTGGCGGCTGACGGTGCGCGGCGGCAGCCGCACGGTAGAGGTGGACCGCGATGGCCTGCTCGCGATGCCACAGCACACCGCGGACCTACCGATCGCCTGCGTCGAGGGCTGGTCGACAACGCAAACCTGGACGGGGGTGCGGCTACGAGACCTCGCGGCTCTGGTCGGCGCACCCGACAGCGCCGTGGCACGGGTCGAATCGCTGGAACAGGCCGGTCTGTTCCGTCAGGCCCGGTTACAGGTCAACCAGGTCCGCCACCCCGACTCGCTGCTCGCCCTGCGCGTCAACGGCGTCGACCTCTCGGCCGACCACGGCTACCCCGCCCGCATCATCGTGCCAGCGCTGCCCGGCGTGCACTGCACGAAGTGGGTCCGCGACATCACCTTCGAGGAGCAGCCCGATGACTGA
- a CDS encoding NAD-dependent epimerase/dehydratase family protein → MRVLVTGAAGFIGSQVADLLVAEGHQVVCLDALLPQAHGSVLPEWFRRHDPVVGDIRDPHLLDDLLVGVDAVCHQAAMVGHGLDPSDAPEYVSHNDYGTAVLLAAMHRAGVSRLVLASSMVVYGEGRYTCARHGVVRPAPRREADVAAGRYDPTCPACAGALTSALVPEDAPLEPRSTYAASKLAQEHLAAAWGRQIGAGVWALRYHNVYGPRMPRDTPYAGVASIFRSALASGRPPRVYEDGRQRRDFVHVSDVARANVLALTAPAPDGLVAVNVCSGQPHTVGDLATALAAAMGGPVPVVVGGARAADVRHVVADPGRARDLLGYTARVSFVDGVTAFATDPLREPAVVSV, encoded by the coding sequence ATGCGGGTACTCGTCACCGGCGCCGCCGGGTTCATCGGATCGCAGGTCGCGGACCTGCTCGTCGCGGAGGGGCACCAGGTGGTGTGCCTGGACGCGCTGTTGCCCCAGGCGCACGGGAGCGTGCTGCCCGAGTGGTTCCGCCGCCATGATCCGGTCGTTGGCGACATTCGCGATCCGCACCTGCTCGACGATCTGCTGGTTGGAGTTGATGCCGTGTGTCACCAGGCGGCGATGGTCGGTCACGGGCTGGATCCGTCGGATGCTCCCGAGTACGTCAGCCACAACGACTACGGCACGGCGGTGCTGCTGGCAGCGATGCACCGGGCTGGCGTGTCTCGTCTGGTGTTGGCCAGTTCCATGGTCGTCTACGGTGAAGGGCGATACACCTGCGCCCGGCACGGGGTCGTTCGACCGGCCCCACGTCGCGAGGCCGATGTCGCCGCCGGCCGGTACGACCCCACCTGTCCGGCGTGCGCCGGCGCACTCACCAGCGCGCTCGTGCCGGAGGACGCCCCGCTCGAACCGCGCAGCACCTACGCGGCCAGCAAACTGGCCCAGGAGCATCTGGCCGCCGCATGGGGCCGGCAAATCGGGGCAGGGGTCTGGGCACTGCGCTACCACAACGTGTACGGTCCTCGGATGCCCCGCGACACCCCGTATGCCGGAGTAGCGTCGATCTTCCGGTCGGCGCTGGCCAGTGGTCGGCCGCCACGGGTCTACGAGGACGGCCGGCAACGGCGCGACTTCGTGCACGTCTCCGACGTGGCGCGCGCGAACGTGCTGGCGCTGACCGCTCCGGCTCCGGACGGTCTGGTAGCGGTCAACGTCTGCTCCGGTCAGCCCCACACCGTCGGCGACCTCGCCACCGCCTTGGCCGCGGCGATGGGCGGGCCGGTACCGGTGGTGGTCGGCGGCGCCCGGGCCGCCGACGTGCGGCACGTGGTCGCCGACCCCGGCCGCGCACGCGACCTGCTCGGATACACCGCCCGGGTCAGCTTCGTCGACGGGGTGACCGCCTTCGCGACAGACCCTCTGCGGGAACCGGCCGTCGTGTCGGTCTGA
- a CDS encoding glycosyltransferase family 2 protein: MPTKIDVVLPCLDEAAALPAVLTALPPGYRAIVVDNGSRDGSPEVAARHGARVVHEPRRGYGAAVHTGIEAAETELVCVLDADGSFAPRELPALVAPVADGVADLAVGRRRPIGVGVWPWHARAGTALVAALLRHRGVPLRDLSPIRVARREALLALGVTDRAFGYPLELLIRAASAGWRIHEVDVTYAPRAAGTRSKVSGSVRGTLRATRDFAAVLRTVREPR, encoded by the coding sequence ATGCCGACAAAGATCGACGTGGTGCTGCCGTGCCTGGACGAGGCCGCAGCCCTGCCCGCCGTGCTGACCGCGCTGCCGCCCGGATACCGGGCGATCGTCGTGGACAACGGGTCGCGCGACGGCTCACCCGAGGTGGCCGCCCGGCACGGTGCGCGGGTGGTGCACGAACCACGACGGGGGTACGGCGCGGCCGTGCACACCGGGATCGAGGCCGCCGAGACCGAACTGGTCTGCGTGCTGGACGCCGACGGGTCCTTTGCCCCCCGAGAGCTACCCGCCCTGGTCGCCCCCGTCGCCGACGGGGTCGCTGACCTGGCCGTCGGCCGCCGTCGACCGATTGGTGTCGGGGTGTGGCCCTGGCACGCGCGGGCGGGCACGGCGCTGGTCGCCGCGCTGCTGCGGCATCGGGGCGTGCCGCTGCGCGACCTCAGCCCGATCCGGGTGGCCCGCCGAGAGGCACTGCTCGCCCTCGGAGTCACAGACCGGGCCTTCGGCTATCCGCTGGAGCTGTTGATCCGGGCCGCCTCGGCGGGTTGGCGCATCCACGAGGTGGATGTCACCTACGCCCCGCGCGCCGCCGGCACCCGTTCCAAGGTCTCCGGCTCCGTACGGGGCACCCTGCGGGCCACCCGAGACTTCGCCGCCGTGTTGCGTACCGTCCGGGAGCCCCGGTGA
- a CDS encoding DUF2064 domain-containing protein — MTVVLVMAKAPVPGLVKTRLCPPATPVQAAQLAAAALRDTLDAVRDTPGVTPVLALAGHLANAVDGVELTAALAGWSVLPQRGTDLADRLAHAHLDVAETFPDRRVLQIGMDTPQLTPARLAAAIRRLDDADAALGYAHDGGWWALGLRDPRQAVMLRAVPMSTPVTGRSTWSALTGRGLRAVPLPVLRDVDNWSDARAVAAAIPDGRFARQVEAVRRDMVVRA, encoded by the coding sequence GTGACCGTCGTGCTGGTGATGGCCAAGGCGCCCGTGCCCGGCTTGGTGAAGACCCGGCTGTGCCCGCCGGCAACGCCCGTCCAGGCCGCGCAGTTGGCCGCCGCCGCGCTGCGGGACACCCTGGATGCCGTCCGAGACACACCAGGGGTGACGCCCGTTCTGGCGTTGGCCGGACACCTCGCGAACGCCGTGGACGGCGTGGAGCTGACCGCCGCCCTTGCTGGCTGGTCGGTCCTGCCGCAGCGAGGCACGGATCTCGCCGACCGACTCGCGCACGCCCACCTCGACGTCGCCGAAACATTCCCCGACCGTCGGGTGCTGCAGATCGGGATGGACACCCCGCAACTGACCCCGGCGCGGCTGGCCGCCGCCATCCGCCGGCTCGACGATGCCGACGCAGCCCTCGGGTACGCCCACGACGGCGGCTGGTGGGCGTTGGGGCTGCGCGACCCCCGGCAGGCGGTGATGCTGCGCGCGGTGCCGATGTCGACGCCGGTTACGGGCCGCTCGACATGGTCCGCGCTGACTGGGCGTGGACTGCGCGCCGTGCCGCTGCCCGTGCTGCGAGACGTCGACAACTGGTCCGACGCGCGCGCCGTGGCGGCGGCGATCCCGGATGGCCGGTTCGCCCGCCAGGTCGAGGCCGTGCGTCGCGACATGGTGGTGCGCGCGTGA
- a CDS encoding bifunctional 2-polyprenyl-6-hydroxyphenol methylase/3-demethylubiquinol 3-O-methyltransferase UbiG, translating into MPADGPRRRLPVKRWHRSATPADAAVVARCAGPTLDLGCGPGRMSMALTRAGLSAVGVDVSSRAVALTRARGAVAVHADLFGPLPAEGRWAHTVLLDGNIGIGGDPVALLRRCGSLLRPSGTVLVELEPPGVGAWQGQVHVATGRHRGPTFRWAWLDTDAVSGVAAASGLAVGEVFRSGGRWFAELTRLDRPAAP; encoded by the coding sequence ATGCCTGCGGACGGGCCCCGCCGCCGGCTGCCGGTGAAGCGGTGGCATCGATCGGCCACCCCGGCGGACGCGGCGGTGGTCGCCCGCTGTGCCGGCCCCACCCTTGACCTGGGGTGCGGTCCGGGCCGGATGTCGATGGCACTGACCAGGGCCGGGCTTAGCGCCGTGGGGGTGGACGTGTCGTCGCGTGCGGTGGCGTTGACCCGGGCGCGAGGCGCGGTCGCCGTGCACGCCGACCTGTTCGGCCCGCTGCCAGCCGAGGGACGGTGGGCACACACGGTGCTGCTCGACGGGAACATCGGCATCGGCGGCGACCCGGTCGCGCTGCTGCGACGGTGCGGGTCGCTGCTGCGTCCGTCCGGCACGGTGCTGGTCGAGCTGGAACCGCCTGGCGTCGGTGCCTGGCAGGGGCAGGTCCACGTGGCGACCGGACGGCACCGGGGCCCTACCTTCCGTTGGGCGTGGCTGGACACGGATGCGGTGTCAGGTGTCGCTGCGGCGTCGGGACTGGCGGTTGGCGAGGTGTTCCGGTCTGGCGGTCGCTGGTTCGCCGAGTTGACCCGCTTGGACCGTCCCGCCGCGCCCTGA
- a CDS encoding response regulator transcription factor, translated as MDAARTGREPGPRKRVLVVDDDHNVSDVICRYLEHDGFLASHAGDGAAALAAVARRTPDLVVLDLMLPEVSGLQVCRELRARPHGVPIIMLTALGDEADRILGLQLGADDYLTKPFSPRELVLRVRSVLRRAGGEPALGRPETLTDGNLVVQTGPRTVHLAGRELALTLREFDLLVHLMRHRARAFTRAELLERVWGWSFGDHSTVTVHVRRLREKIETDPANPRRLVTVWGIGYRYGPADA; from the coding sequence ATGGATGCGGCCAGGACAGGGCGGGAACCAGGGCCTAGGAAGCGGGTGCTGGTGGTCGACGACGACCACAACGTCAGCGACGTGATCTGCCGTTATCTGGAGCACGACGGTTTCCTGGCCAGCCATGCGGGCGACGGGGCGGCGGCGTTGGCGGCCGTCGCCAGGCGGACGCCAGACCTGGTGGTGCTCGACCTGATGCTGCCCGAGGTCAGCGGCCTGCAGGTGTGTCGCGAACTACGGGCCAGGCCCCACGGCGTACCGATCATCATGTTGACCGCGCTCGGCGACGAGGCCGACCGGATCCTCGGCCTGCAACTGGGCGCGGACGACTACCTGACCAAACCCTTCTCGCCCCGCGAGTTGGTGCTGCGGGTCCGGTCGGTGCTTCGCCGTGCCGGCGGTGAGCCGGCCCTCGGGCGGCCAGAGACCCTCACCGATGGCAACCTGGTGGTGCAGACCGGCCCCCGCACCGTCCACCTCGCCGGCCGGGAGCTCGCTCTGACCCTGCGCGAGTTCGACCTTCTCGTCCACCTGATGCGGCACCGGGCCCGGGCGTTCACCCGAGCCGAACTACTCGAGCGGGTCTGGGGCTGGAGCTTCGGCGACCACTCGACCGTGACCGTGCACGTCCGGCGCCTGCGCGAAAAAATTGAGACCGACCCGGCCAACCCCCGACGGCTCGTGACTGTCTGGGGCATCGGCTATCGGTACGGGCCGGCCGATGCGTGA
- a CDS encoding sensor histidine kinase KdpD: MRDLALIFAIALGAALAAGAAGALLLRLLRGSSIIVHLGVLLTTAVVAVVLGVVAVAEAMFLSPHDLEVVLITVGAAAVVSLGVGGHFGRRLATAAVWADQARERERQVEAGRRDLVAWVSHDLRTPLAGLRAMAEALEDGVVRDPATVEEYHRRIRLETDRMTRLVDDLFELSRINAGALRLSMAAVPLGEVVSDALASTAPLAAARRIKLVAAESGWPTVAASEPELTRVVANLLLNAVRYTPPDGTVLIEAGRDRDHAWLSVADTCGGIPTTDLPRLFDVAFRGEPARSPHAGGAGGASGGFGLAIVRGLVEAHGGRVEVRNTTDGCQFVVRLAAV, from the coding sequence ATGCGTGATCTGGCACTGATCTTCGCGATCGCTCTCGGCGCGGCGCTCGCCGCCGGTGCCGCCGGAGCGTTGCTGCTGCGCCTGCTCCGAGGTAGCTCGATCATCGTGCACCTCGGCGTGCTACTCACCACCGCCGTGGTCGCGGTTGTCCTCGGCGTGGTGGCGGTCGCGGAGGCTATGTTCCTGTCCCCACACGACCTGGAGGTGGTGCTGATCACCGTCGGCGCGGCGGCGGTGGTCAGCCTCGGCGTCGGCGGGCACTTCGGTCGCCGGTTGGCCACTGCCGCGGTGTGGGCCGATCAGGCCCGCGAACGAGAGCGGCAGGTGGAGGCCGGGCGTCGGGACCTCGTTGCCTGGGTCTCCCACGACCTGCGTACCCCACTCGCCGGGCTGCGGGCGATGGCGGAAGCGCTGGAGGACGGCGTCGTCCGCGACCCTGCAACCGTCGAGGAGTACCACCGGCGCATCCGGTTGGAGACGGACCGGATGACCAGGCTCGTCGATGATCTGTTCGAACTGTCTCGGATCAACGCCGGGGCCCTGCGGCTGTCCATGGCGGCGGTACCGCTCGGCGAGGTGGTCTCGGACGCGCTGGCCAGCACCGCGCCGCTGGCCGCGGCCCGACGGATCAAGCTGGTCGCTGCGGAGTCCGGCTGGCCGACGGTGGCCGCCAGTGAACCGGAGCTGACCCGGGTCGTGGCAAATCTACTGCTCAACGCGGTCCGTTACACACCACCTGACGGGACCGTACTCATCGAGGCCGGCCGCGACCGGGACCACGCCTGGCTGTCCGTCGCCGACACCTGCGGCGGCATTCCCACCACCGATTTGCCTCGGCTGTTCGACGTCGCCTTCCGGGGCGAACCTGCCCGTAGCCCTCACGCGGGAGGTGCTGGTGGCGCGTCCGGAGGCTTCGGACTGGCGATCGTGCGCGGACTGGTCGAGGCGCACGGCGGACGCGTCGAGGTACGCAACACCACAGACGGATGCCAGTTCGTGGTCCGGCTCGCCGCCGTCTGA
- a CDS encoding DUF1800 family protein, which yields MTEREAVAHLLRRATFGPTAQEVDAAQRAGVVATLDKLLTPVGLDRGAADTPVPALGVDPYAGITRESSREERQRANEQRREQVLRLTTWWLDRMVAAEHQLSEKLLFFWHGHWATSVQKVRSAPLMLRQLETLRGHGHGRLEPLVDAMIRDPALILWLDGQKNTRKAPNENFARELMELFTLGVGGGYTEADVKDGARALTGWVVDRPTGTARFQPRRHDDGPKTILGVTGAFDARAYASLLAGRPEAGRFVASRLWFRFAGPHVPTPADLAGPDTVGTLRRVFTAPGFARTRDTLVKQPVEWLVGALRQLGVRPSALPEQRRRQVLSGLTAMDQMPLRPPSVGGWPAGAAWLSTSSLQARLRTAELLAGSADRAVLAALTAAPTDGRPEALARLLVVDRWSERTRAALAPVAGEPRRLLAAGLVSPEYTVS from the coding sequence ATGACGGAGCGGGAAGCGGTAGCCCATCTGCTGCGGCGTGCCACCTTTGGGCCTACGGCCCAGGAGGTGGACGCGGCGCAGCGGGCCGGTGTCGTCGCCACACTCGACAAGCTGCTCACCCCGGTCGGCCTTGACCGGGGTGCGGCCGACACCCCGGTGCCCGCCCTCGGCGTCGATCCGTACGCGGGCATTACTCGGGAGTCCAGCCGTGAGGAGCGGCAGCGGGCCAACGAGCAGCGCCGGGAGCAGGTGCTCCGGCTGACCACCTGGTGGTTGGATCGGATGGTCGCCGCCGAGCACCAGCTGAGCGAGAAGTTGTTGTTCTTCTGGCACGGGCACTGGGCGACCAGCGTGCAGAAGGTCCGGTCGGCTCCGCTGATGCTGCGGCAACTGGAGACGTTGCGCGGTCACGGGCACGGGCGGCTGGAGCCGCTGGTCGATGCGATGATTCGTGACCCGGCGCTGATCCTGTGGTTGGACGGTCAGAAGAACACCCGCAAGGCCCCGAATGAGAATTTCGCCCGGGAACTCATGGAGCTGTTCACCCTCGGCGTCGGCGGCGGCTACACCGAGGCGGACGTGAAGGACGGCGCCCGGGCGTTGACCGGCTGGGTGGTGGATCGTCCGACGGGGACAGCCCGGTTCCAGCCTCGACGACACGATGACGGACCGAAGACCATCCTGGGCGTGACGGGGGCGTTCGACGCTCGGGCGTACGCGAGTCTGCTGGCCGGACGGCCGGAGGCGGGACGGTTCGTCGCCAGCCGGCTGTGGTTCCGCTTCGCCGGTCCGCACGTGCCAACCCCGGCCGACCTCGCCGGCCCGGACACGGTGGGCACCCTACGGCGGGTGTTCACCGCACCGGGGTTCGCGCGGACCCGGGACACGTTGGTCAAGCAGCCCGTGGAGTGGCTGGTCGGGGCGTTGCGGCAGCTCGGCGTACGGCCGTCCGCCCTGCCCGAGCAGCGTCGCCGGCAGGTGCTGTCCGGTCTGACCGCGATGGATCAGATGCCGCTGCGTCCGCCGAGCGTGGGCGGGTGGCCGGCCGGGGCGGCGTGGTTGAGTACGTCGTCGTTGCAGGCCCGGCTGCGCACGGCCGAGCTGCTGGCTGGTTCGGCAGACAGAGCTGTGCTGGCCGCGTTGACCGCCGCGCCCACCGACGGGCGGCCGGAGGCGCTGGCCCGGCTGCTGGTGGTCGACCGGTGGAGCGAGCGCACGCGGGCCGCCCTGGCGCCGGTGGCCGGCGAGCCGCGCCGGCTGCTGGCCGCCGGTCTGGTCAGCCCCGAGTACACGGTCAGCTAA
- a CDS encoding DUF1501 domain-containing protein, whose product MDNLTRRRFLVASGVVGATALAAGATAYRLDDLFATTGDRDPEARTLVLVTLYGGNDGLNTIVPYADPAYQDARPELAYTAEQVRRLDDEVGLNPALAGLHRLHSQGRLAIVHGVGYPKPDRSHFRSMDIWHTAQPDRPGTTGWLGRWLDQAGGDPRLAVSFEPTLPPLLAGQRSAGAAVPVTGRKAGRGLPQSVLTAFADPEADESESRARAAACFADLRSVEEMIREVREAADADEAEPDGETAPATATGGARTPLDAQLDLVAQCVEAGVSTRVFSVSLGGFDTHADEKQLQEVLLGQVDRALTAFADRMGRTEAGRKVVVAVYSEFGRRVRANASDGTDHGTASNVLLLGSAVRGGRYGAPPSLTDLDDGDLKSTTDFRDVYATLLEKVLDTDPGAVLAGWRGRLPGVL is encoded by the coding sequence GTGGACAACCTGACCCGACGGCGCTTCCTCGTGGCGAGCGGTGTGGTGGGCGCGACCGCCCTGGCGGCCGGAGCCACCGCGTACCGCCTGGACGACCTGTTCGCCACGACCGGCGACCGGGATCCCGAGGCCCGCACGCTGGTGCTGGTCACCCTGTACGGCGGCAACGACGGACTGAACACCATCGTCCCGTACGCCGACCCCGCCTACCAGGACGCGCGTCCAGAGCTGGCGTACACGGCGGAGCAGGTCCGACGGCTCGACGACGAGGTCGGACTGAACCCGGCCCTGGCCGGGCTGCACCGGCTGCACTCGCAGGGGCGGCTGGCCATCGTCCACGGAGTCGGCTACCCGAAGCCGGACCGCAGCCACTTCCGTTCCATGGACATCTGGCACACCGCGCAGCCCGACCGGCCCGGCACGACCGGCTGGCTCGGCCGCTGGCTGGACCAGGCCGGCGGCGACCCCAGGCTGGCGGTGTCGTTCGAGCCGACGCTGCCGCCGCTATTGGCCGGGCAGCGCAGCGCGGGCGCGGCGGTGCCGGTCACCGGACGGAAGGCAGGTCGGGGACTGCCGCAGTCGGTGCTGACCGCGTTCGCGGATCCCGAGGCGGACGAGTCGGAGTCGCGCGCACGGGCGGCGGCCTGCTTCGCCGACCTCCGGTCCGTCGAGGAGATGATCCGAGAGGTACGCGAGGCCGCCGACGCCGACGAGGCCGAGCCGGACGGAGAGACGGCGCCCGCCACGGCGACCGGCGGCGCGCGTACGCCGCTCGACGCCCAACTCGACCTCGTCGCCCAGTGCGTGGAGGCCGGCGTCTCCACCCGGGTCTTCTCCGTCTCGCTGGGTGGCTTCGACACCCACGCCGACGAGAAGCAGTTACAGGAGGTGCTGCTCGGCCAGGTCGATCGCGCGCTGACCGCCTTCGCCGACCGGATGGGACGCACCGAGGCCGGCCGCAAGGTGGTGGTGGCCGTCTATTCCGAGTTCGGCCGCCGGGTGCGCGCCAACGCCTCCGACGGCACGGATCACGGCACCGCCTCGAACGTGCTGTTGCTCGGGTCGGCCGTGCGGGGCGGTCGCTACGGGGCGCCGCCCAGCCTGACCGATCTCGACGACGGTGACCTCAAGTCCACCACCGACTTTCGAGACGTCTACGCCACCCTGCTGGAGAAGGTCCTCGACACCGATCCGGGCGCGGTGCTGGCCGGCTGGCGGGGGCGGCTGCCCGGCGTCTTGTGA
- a CDS encoding AbfB domain-containing protein: MAGSVSRSARPLTSSRSSPWPNLGNSLFRADATFCPENTADGFRLRSINLPDGYLRHYQAAGYVAAPGGARASDAQNSFDADVTLRAGPPLGI; the protein is encoded by the coding sequence GTGGCCGGTTCGGTGAGTAGGTCGGCCAGACCGTTGACGTCGAGTCGTTCGTCGCCGTGGCCGAACCTCGGCAACTCACTGTTCCGGGCGGACGCCACCTTCTGCCCCGAGAACACCGCCGACGGCTTCCGGCTGCGATCGATCAACCTGCCCGACGGCTATCTGCGCCACTACCAGGCAGCCGGGTACGTCGCAGCGCCGGGCGGCGCACGCGCCTCCGACGCGCAGAACAGCTTCGACGCCGACGTGACCTTGCGAGCAGGGCCGCCGCTCGGCATCTGA
- a CDS encoding 1-acyl-sn-glycerol-3-phosphate acyltransferase, which translates to MPYHRARVIGLDQIPSGPALYVANHNGGFYTGDTYLFGAAVHHARGLADTPWVLTHQLGLTLLGRWLRPLGAVPADAATAAALLASGDKVLVYPGSDADGARRWTDRHKVVFEGRVGHARLAVACGVPVIPVAAAGAHNTAVVLYDGAAIARMLRTQRWLRLARWPLLLSLPWGLTFLPAVPYLPLPARITILIGPPLHFPRHGPDAAADDSYVQHCAGRIHSAVQDLLDPTATGMTNL; encoded by the coding sequence GTGCCCTACCACCGCGCCCGGGTCATCGGCCTCGACCAAATCCCGTCCGGTCCGGCGCTGTACGTCGCCAACCACAACGGCGGCTTCTACACCGGCGACACCTACCTGTTCGGCGCGGCCGTCCACCACGCCAGAGGCCTCGCCGACACGCCCTGGGTGCTCACCCACCAGCTGGGCCTAACCCTGCTCGGGCGCTGGCTGCGGCCCCTCGGCGCCGTCCCCGCTGACGCGGCCACGGCCGCGGCTCTGCTCGCCAGCGGCGACAAGGTGCTCGTCTACCCCGGTAGCGACGCCGACGGCGCTCGCCGCTGGACTGATCGCCATAAAGTGGTCTTCGAAGGTCGCGTCGGCCACGCGCGCCTCGCGGTGGCCTGCGGCGTGCCGGTCATCCCCGTCGCCGCCGCAGGGGCGCACAACACCGCCGTGGTTCTGTACGACGGCGCCGCCATCGCCCGCATGCTGCGCACCCAACGGTGGCTTCGGCTTGCCCGGTGGCCGCTGCTTCTCAGCCTGCCGTGGGGCCTGACCTTTCTTCCGGCCGTGCCCTACCTACCGCTACCCGCCCGCATCACCATCCTCATCGGTCCACCGCTGCACTTTCCCCGTCACGGCCCCGACGCCGCCGCCGACGACAGCTACGTTCAACACTGCGCCGGCCGCATCCACTCCGCCGTCCAAGACCTGCTCGACCCCACCGCCACCGGCATGACCAATCTTTGA
- a CDS encoding TetR/AcrR family transcriptional regulator has protein sequence MVLATVLHLLAERGIAGTTIEAVAERSGVAKTTIYRHWDGHAALVLDAFDNVRRIPDDPDTGTLRDDLVELVTGLAAALSHGPAAGLWFALVDAAERNPQLAALHHREADARHAVILQAVTRGISRGELPADTDPAEVLDLLAGPIFYRRAVGGPVDRRHAEQLVARVLAAYKRKP, from the coding sequence GTGGTGCTCGCCACCGTCCTGCACCTACTCGCCGAGCGCGGAATCGCGGGGACCACGATCGAGGCCGTCGCAGAACGATCCGGAGTGGCGAAGACGACGATCTACCGGCACTGGGACGGCCACGCCGCCCTGGTGCTCGACGCCTTCGACAATGTGCGGCGCATACCCGACGATCCAGACACCGGAACGCTGCGCGACGATCTCGTCGAACTGGTCACCGGGCTCGCCGCTGCGCTGTCCCACGGCCCGGCCGCAGGACTGTGGTTCGCACTGGTAGACGCCGCCGAGCGCAACCCACAACTCGCCGCGCTGCACCACCGGGAGGCCGACGCCCGCCACGCCGTCATCCTGCAAGCCGTCACGCGCGGCATCAGCCGAGGAGAACTTCCTGCCGACACGGACCCGGCCGAGGTGCTCGACCTGCTTGCCGGACCGATCTTCTACCGCCGCGCCGTCGGCGGCCCCGTCGACAGGCGGCACGCCGAGCAACTCGTGGCTCGGGTGCTGGCGGCCTACAAGCGCAAGCCCTGA